In Terriglobia bacterium, the following are encoded in one genomic region:
- a CDS encoding class I SAM-dependent methyltransferase, with translation MALTEISKADGLRGRVIDIGCGYGRDLELFRSVFAHLELSGLDASPSAIETARRKIPGLRIINADIFQYGHEADTNRYHVAFANYFLHLFSDAEVLRIMRTMGAIVRREGRVVASFVSVRDRHYGKGSKLCERCYEVTKGIPWRFRDREEILNLCRSSGLEAATIQEFEEVELVQGRPDPVVGFYLVAKRPERK, from the coding sequence ATGGCCTTAACGGAGATCTCAAAAGCGGATGGACTTAGAGGAAGGGTTATTGACATTGGATGCGGTTACGGTAGGGATCTAGAACTCTTCCGATCGGTATTCGCCCACCTTGAGCTTAGCGGCCTGGATGCATCCCCGTCTGCCATTGAAACCGCGCGGCGGAAGATTCCAGGTTTGCGTATAATCAATGCGGATATTTTTCAGTACGGTCATGAGGCCGATACGAATCGCTACCACGTCGCGTTTGCCAATTATTTCTTGCACCTGTTCTCGGATGCCGAAGTGCTGAGGATTATGCGTACCATGGGTGCGATAGTTCGCCGGGAAGGTCGTGTCGTGGCTTCGTTCGTTTCGGTGAGGGATCGCCACTATGGGAAGGGCAGTAAGCTCTGCGAGCGATGTTATGAGGTCACCAAGGGTATTCCGTGGCGGTTTCGCGACCGCGAGGAGATCTTAAATCTTTGCCGGTCTTCCGGCCTAGAGGCTGCCACTATCCAGGAATTCGAGGAGGTCGAACTCGTACAGGGCAGGCCCGATCCCGTGGTTGGTTTCTATCTGGTCGCAAAGCGACCGGAGCGCAAATGA
- a CDS encoding ABC transporter substrate-binding protein: MYTKVWIGIAVVVAAIAGIFAIVHWKPRTASEIQVGAILPLTGDVASYGVAVQQGIELAVDKENRSGGVNGRRLSILYEDDKGEPKQGVAAAQKLISMAHVQVIIGAVPSSVTLAIAPIAERSRVILFSPASSSPKLTTAGDYIFRNYPSDELEGRLVAQFAVEHGFSTAAILTINNDYGNGLNDVFLKTYVNQGGRVLLNDKYSQGSGDYRTILTKIKGRSPKCVFIVGYGKELGTIVRQARELGLEVQFLSTVNFQDTETLVTGGKAVEGTIYSSAIFDAESLDPKINEFISTFKSRFGKDPDVWSAHGYDALMIIVEAMRKRGTDADSVKQALYEIRDFPGVAGKTSIDQNGDPIKAARFMTIKDAHFTPFTESNPPRQK; encoded by the coding sequence ATGTATACGAAAGTGTGGATCGGAATTGCGGTTGTGGTTGCCGCGATCGCCGGAATTTTCGCGATCGTCCACTGGAAACCGCGGACTGCCTCTGAAATCCAGGTGGGGGCCATACTCCCACTAACGGGAGATGTAGCGTCGTACGGGGTGGCCGTTCAGCAAGGAATCGAGTTGGCGGTCGACAAGGAGAATCGATCGGGGGGCGTTAATGGGCGGCGCTTGTCAATCTTGTATGAGGACGATAAGGGCGAGCCCAAACAAGGCGTCGCCGCAGCACAGAAGTTGATCTCGATGGCCCACGTTCAGGTCATCATAGGCGCCGTGCCATCCAGCGTTACGCTTGCGATCGCCCCCATTGCCGAACGCTCAAGAGTAATCCTGTTCTCGCCTGCATCGAGCTCACCCAAATTGACGACGGCGGGCGACTACATCTTCCGTAATTATCCCTCAGATGAGCTGGAGGGGCGCTTAGTGGCTCAGTTTGCTGTTGAGCACGGGTTTTCTACAGCCGCGATCCTGACGATTAACAACGATTATGGAAACGGGCTGAACGACGTTTTCCTGAAGACGTATGTAAATCAAGGCGGCAGAGTTCTGCTGAACGACAAATACAGCCAAGGATCTGGAGACTATCGCACAATACTCACAAAAATCAAAGGCCGGAGTCCCAAGTGTGTTTTTATCGTCGGCTACGGCAAAGAGCTCGGCACCATAGTCCGGCAAGCCCGAGAACTCGGACTGGAGGTACAATTCCTATCGACGGTAAATTTCCAGGACACTGAGACGCTCGTCACGGGAGGGAAGGCTGTTGAAGGCACAATCTACTCGTCCGCCATATTTGACGCCGAATCGCTAGACCCCAAAATCAATGAATTCATAAGCACGTTCAAGAGCAGATTCGGCAAAGATCCTGATGTCTGGTCCGCACATGGTTACGATGCGCTGATGATCATCGTTGAAGCGATGCGGAAACGGGGCACAGACGCCGACAGCGTCAAGCAAGCTTTGTACGAGATCCGCGACTTCCCGGGAGTGGCGGGTAAAACAAGCATTGACCAAAACGGCGATCCCATCAAGGCCGCCAGATTCATGACGATCAAGGACGCCCACTTCACTCCATTCACCGAATCCAATCCCCCAAGGCAAAAATGA